The region TGCACGAGAGCGGTTTGCTGTTCAATTTTGTCGACACTTCGACCTATATATAGCATAGCACAATTTTGTTTTTGAAGATTCCCGATTTTTTACCGTTTTTTTACCGCGAAATTACCGTAAAATTACCGTGATATTACCGCAAAATTACCACCCCGCAAAAATACTGGGCTGAAGGCCCCTAAAAAGTCTCATACAATGCAAAAAATGCTGGTCACATTGCCAGCATTTTTACATACTCTTCATATTCAAGGTAGCCAAATATGGCCGCCGCTCTTGTCACAGTTGTATCCCTCAGCCGGTAATACGTAGTGGAGGATATGACCATTTCCCGTAGGATTGTGCCTCTCGCCAAGTTTTTAAAATACTTAAGTTTCACAAATTCCCGTTCTTCTTCCGAACACAACTCTAAAAAACCATTCACAAGCTCAAATTCCTTCAATACTTTGAGCAAACTTTCATCGCACGCCTTTTCCATGCCCTCAAACCGCATGGCCCATTTTGCCGCCCCGTCGCCGTGGGAGCCTACCGCCCTGATACCGGTTCCATCACCAACCGTTCGCGCGCCTAAAGGATAGGCTTCCCTTAATTCGGCCGCCAAATCCCTATGCCGCGCCATCAGGGCCGGGTAAGCATACAAACGTCCTTCCGTCTTGCTAAACCAGCTTTTACTGCTATCTTTAGTTGCCGTCGCCTGCATGCCATCCCTCCCGAATCTACCGTCTTAGCCTCATTATACCAAACCCATGCAAATTGAGCAGCCCTGCGACCCGCACAGGCCGCAAGGCTGCTCTGTGCTTAAATTTACTTTCGTCTCTTCCTGCTGTTACCTTCGGGCTGGTAATTCATCTTGAGTGCATTTCGCGCTTTCTCGCCTTGTTTTACAATACACTCCGCCCCGCATACTTCTACCGGTGTAATTAAATATTCATAGCCGCTTTTGGTTTTCTTTTTCTTGGCTTTCGGGCAGAGCTCGCAATCAATCAACCTTTCCACCTTCATCCCAATTCCATAGCCCCTGCTGCCCCTTGACGGGCACCGGCCAAATCCAGGAAAACACATCCATATTCATACCTTCACCGCCTTTCTATATTCCAACAAGCGCAATATCCGGCGGATCGTTTATATCCCGGCTGAACCAGGCATACTGAGGATATTTCTCCAAAATCTCTTCCACCGTATCATAGTGCTCCACTTTATGAGGCGGATTCGCGCCCCGGTGAAAGGTAAGCACAAATCCGCCAGCAGGAGCAGTAAAATCCGGCGTTCCCGGACCCTTTGCCCAAAATCCCTTCCATTCCCGTATGACTACGGTTTCAAACCTGTTTTCCACTCATGAACCCTCCCCGTCAAAAAATCTCACATTTATAGCGAAAGCAGCCTGCTTTAAACAGAACTGCTTTCACTATAGAAATCTCTATGATTAGTTAGCCGCTTGCTGGCGTCGTTCCAGCATGGCCTTCAACCCGTCGATCAGGCCAATGGCCTTTTGCTTTGGCAGCCATTCCAGCTTTGCGACCCCAGTATACTTGAGCAAAAACCCTTCCAGCCGTTTCGGGCTGCCGTCCCAGCCTAACTCCCGGGCGAGCTGCTCAATTTTCCATATCTGCTTTTCCGTCGCCATATTGGCCGGGCGGCTCGGTTTGGCCTGATTTGTTTTAGCCTCCAGGCGGTCAATAACCTGGATAGCCTCCGTTTTGGTAAGCCCCGATATGCTGGGCCTGCCCGACACCTGCGCGGCAATACTGCGGACTGTATCCTCATCAAGATTTTTTTCCCGCGCTGCCGCCCAGATTTTCCGGATTTGGCTATCAGTGATGTTCACCGCAATCGCCTCCTATGGCGAAGCGCAGCCATAAGCTCCTGCCATTCCTGGACCATCCCGATTGTCCAATATTCACGGGCAACTTTGTACCGCTGGGCAAAATCACCGTCAAACAGCGCATCAATTCCAAAAACATTGCCGCCTAAGAGCCGGGCTTCCTCTTCCTCGCTTAATGGCTCCGGCATCTTCCGGCCGTCCTTGTCCATTACGCACCCATCCTTTCTTCCGCATCGTCGGCATCATAGTTCAGCGCAATACTGAGGCTATCCTCAACCCAAATGCATTTTTTCAGCTTTTCAACGTCAAGCGTTGCCAGATCAAAATATCGTTCAATCAATTCCAGGTTTTTCGCCTCTTTGATTGCGTCCAGTTCCTCTTCCCGGTCGCCCGTCACGCCCATGCTCTCCAGGACCGCCTTGTCCTTTTTGAAATCGCCTTTAAGCTTTTTTCGGGCTACCTTGATTTGCTTTTCATCCAGTCCCATACCGGCCAGGATACCATCCAGATCATGAACGCCATACTGCCCTTTATACAAGGCAATCAGCGCCTCTTTGAAACGTCCTTCAACATCAAACTTGACTTCTTCTTTCCGGACAACCTTGTCTTTTACCAGTTCGCCAACCACTTCCACCAGCAGGGCAAAGTTGTCGACTTCAAATTTTTCCTTATAGACCGCCTCGCAATTGCCCGCCTTGCCGAACAATTGCATATACTTGATGTTTTTATTTTCCATGTCGGCCAGCGCCAGGCTTTGCAAATCCGCCTTGATGCCGTCCAATTCCTTCTTGTACCGTTTTATCAGCTTATCCAGCTCCACGGCCCGGTCAACTTTTTCCGCGATTGTCAATGAAACGCGCCTCCTTACAGTTGTTTGATTTTAGCCACGCACGATGCGCAAATTTGACGGCCGTTATGGACCTTTAACCCCTCGTCGGATGTGCAGAAAATGCATGAACCGGCTATGCGCTTAATAATCAAATTCCCTTTTGCATCCACGGAAATGTCAATCCTTTCCTCGCCCTCAATCCCGTATTGCCGCCGCAGCGCCGCCGGGATGGAAATATTGCCTTTGCGTCCGATTTTTTTCTGGAAATTCATTTATCATCCATCTCCTTTTTTAATCTTTCTTTACTTGCCAGTACCGTATCTCCAACCGGTCGCCGGGATAAACACTTTTGCGGGGCGCGCCGTTCTTTTCGCGCTCCACAAACACCCGGTCGTAATTCAGTTCATAGATGCCCTCAATAAACTCCGGCATGTACCGGTCCGGTGTAATGTACTTTTCGGCAATCGTCCACAGCGTTTCCCCTTTGGATACCACATGGGTAACAACCGCCAGTTCTTTTTTGACATTCTGCTCGCCTGAGCATGCGCCGCACAGCAGCACCGCCACAATCAGCAGTAAAACGACCAGGGCTGCAGCTTCCAGCCGGTTCCGCCTATTGCGGGAAAGCTTCATCGCGCTTCCCCCTCTCACAATCAAAGCATTGGCAGTAATCGCCTTCCGGGTCAAGATAAACCACGCAGTCGCGGCACGGATTATGGTCTTTGGCGGCGACGCACAGCGCCGCTGCCAAAATTCCCATTGCCGCTCCCGTAAAGCACCCCATCAGAAACAGGAGCATCTCTTATCCCTTCTTTCTTCCGTAACATAGACGGTCGTCCCGGCACACCGTAGTCCAGCGCTTTGCTTTATTGGTCGCCACCCAGGACCACTGGTACAGGTCCAACACCTTGCCGCAATTGGCGCAAATGCGATATCCGCCTTTGTAAGCCGGTTCGGGCTGCCCAATTCGATATCGCCGTTTTTCTTTCCCTGTGTTGCGCCGTTTACTCCGCTTACGCATTGGCGGAAAGTACCGCACCCTGCAGCGCCGGGGAGCGTAGAAGGTCTTCGGTAATCTGCTTGTCCCCAATCGCTTCAAAAATAATACTGAGCATTGTCCGGGCTACCCGCAGGCCGCCGTCGCCATGCTTGCGTCGGATGATGCTGATCATTTTTTCCCGCGCTCCGTTCGTCAGGTTCACCCGCTCCAGGAGCCGCAAGGCTTCCTCCCTGGTCGGCATATTCACCTGCTGATAAGCCCCGAACCGGTTGTGAATGCGGGCAAGCTTACGCTTGTCCACGGCCATCCGCAAAATATATTCACTTAAATCTTCATTGCCGATCAAAACAATCCCGATGTTTTTTGTGCCGTCCAGTATCGTGCGCAAAATCTCCAGTTTTCCTTCGCTGCTCAGTTGGTCCGCTTCATCAATGATTATCAGTCTGGGACGCTCCTTGAGTTCCGCGCAAATCCGCTCGACCAGTGTGTCCGAGTCCGCGCTCGCCCAAATGCCAATCGCCTTGGCAATCCGTTTCAGGATTGCCTTCCGGGTCATGCAGCCATTGGCCGTGATGAGAATTGCTTTTTCAAAATTATCGGGCCGTTCCATCCAGCATTGAACCGCCGACGTTTTGCCGCACCCCGAAGGGCCAACCACCATGCCGAAATTCTTGGCTTTCCAGGCCGTATCCAGCACATACCAGGTGCGTTTCCACGCTTCTGTAATCAGCATATCAAGCTGATTGACACTTTTGATGTACAGGGATTCCGGTTCAACCTGCAGCGTTTCTTCGTCCCAAATCCCCAGCCGCTTAAGATACACGCGCACCGCTTCGACAAATTCATCGCTGGGTTTAAAACTATCGTCATTGATATACCGGCTGACTTGCGACCGGCTAAACCCCACTTCCCGCGCGATGGTTTCAATCTTTGTCCCGTTTTCCCGCGCCAGTTTCCAAACCAGCTTGCGTTCCCGTTCCCAATGGGTCATATCAATACTTTCCAGTATATCTTGCGATACAACTGCCAACTCGGCCATGTAAATTCCCTCCCCCATAATTTCGGGCTATCGCCCGCTATATCAGATTACAGGCTTTCAAATTACAGATTACACGGGGATATAAGCGGAGCGGAACCCGATGCTGTTGCTCGAATCCGTGCGGGCGTTATCCAAGTACAAAGAGAACACGCCAGCGTACGCGGCGTCGTTCCAGCCGCCACCACGGATCGGAAGTGATTCGCCTTCGCAATCAGCCCAAAAGTAATCAGTAAATTTGGCATCGTCGGCCGGAAACAACGCAAGGGCTTTTGCAATATCCGGCACCTGAATATCAGTCTCTAAATCCATGAATTTCGTGCCGCCCCAATCTTCGCCCGCATCCTCCGTGGTAAGTTTCACCCCGTTATCGGTTAATGCATATTTCAGGTTTTTATCCCCTAGCAGGATGGGCTTCCACTCGTCGCTAGCAAGGCTTAAGTCAATGGGTTTAGCGGCGTTATTGCCTTCTATGATTTGGATTTCGCCGTCCAGCAGCCGGAGGCCCGAAACCCATTCCCATACATTGCCGTTCAGGTCAAATATCCCGTATGGAGTATGGTCATGCGACCACGCTGCCGGTCCGGAGCCGGTCAAAATCTTGCAGTCATCAAATACAACGCCTTTTTCGCCCCGGTGGCTGTAATCGCATCCCCAATGGTTATTCCCGCGCGGCAGCGTATTGTTTTTCTTGCTGAGCAGGGCAACGGCCGCCCATTCGGCATTGGTCATCAGATGCCACCCCGGCCCTTTGGCGGCGCAAAGTTCGCGCGCCGTATCAAAATTCACTTTGACTCCTGGCCGTTGGAACGGCAGGCTGTATGCCTTACCGTCGATTATGGCGTTTTGGTACTGGGAGATATAAATTTCATCGATCTCCGCACCGTCAACGATGAAGGCGGGGTGCGTTACGTCCGCCGCCCCCGGTATAACATCAGAAAGTTTGAATTTCGGTATCCTTACCATCATGTTGGGCTTGCCCGTGTTGTCCAAAAGAACCTTATTGCACATACTCATTTCTCCTCTCATATTGTCCTCCCCAGGATCATGGCCTCAATCGGGTCGAGTTCCCGCTTCGGCTCGCATGCCTCTTTGACCGCCGCTATCTTTTGCCGTTTGGCCTTTTCCTTGGCTACCTGCCGTCCAGCCTGATCCAGCGGCGTGATTGCGGGCAGAAGCCCTTCCGTGCTGGCTGCCGTTCCCGGCACCATCCGCGTACCGGCCGCCTTCCTTTCCGCCGTAACCGTTTTCAGGCTGTCGAATTGCTCCTCATTCCGCCGCATCCGTTCCCTGATTTCCTTCTTACGCTGGCTGCGGCGCTTCATAACCTTCTTCACATCGTCCTGGCAGGCACCGTATTGCATCAGTTCCGCATTGGTGGCCGTACAAATAAACCCGCCTTTTACTGTGAAGATATGAATTTCGCCAATCCGGCTGGGGTCGTAGCGGATAATGACATCCTGACCGGCCAGCGCATCCAGCGCATTGTGCCAATACAGGCGGTTGAAGCGGCGAATGCCTTCCTTGTACACCTTGGCTTTTTCCTTGACGCAGCGGAGAATGTCCAGCGTGCGCGGGTCGGGCCAGCCCGGCCGTGCTTTAGGCCCTTGTAAATGGGCAACCAGCGGCGCTTGCTTGATTGTGCCGTGTTCGTTTTCTATGTATTCATTCAAAATCCACTGTTCAAACCGTTCCGCAAATTCGACCAGGCCCAAAAGCTTGCCTTGTTTGCAAAGCTTTTGCTCATCAAACCCGGCCGGGCGCTCTTCCGGCTCTGATCCACACCATCCGGGCATTTCCGGACTGAATTGCCGCGCCACGGTGCCAAACCAACGTTCAATATGCGCTTTTGCTTGCGGCCAGTACGGCGTGGCAAACACCGTCTTGACGCCCAGGTGCGTGCACAAATCCAGCGATTCCGGCGACATGGCAAAATCCTTGGATGCCAGTCCTTTTTTCAGCCGCGATTTATAATCCTCGCCATTGTCGATATACACCGTTTCCGGAATACCGCCCATTTCCAGCGTCTCTTCGATAATTTCGCCGTCCTCTGTAATCCGGATGCGCTTCTTAGGCGTCATCATATGCGCCATTGCCAAGGCTATCGTCTCTCCATTGGCCTGCGTTGAAACCGTCCAGCCCACCGGGCAGCGGCTTTTTACGTCAAACCACATTGTCACCCACGGCCGTACCGGCGCCCCGCCATACTCGATGAACACATCAAATTTATGATGGTCGCCCATCACAATCTGCATCACGCGCTCCGGCTCCGCCCGCGTTCCGTGCGGCGCGTATTTTTCCAGCCATGCCTCTTGCCCCTTCCGGGTATAGCAGCATACATCCGGCTCAGTGTCCTCCAGGTACTGGATAAACCTAAAAACCGTCGCCCGGGAAGGGCTGTCCATTCCGGCTTCATTGCAAAACTTGACAACCTTCCGGTATACCGCCGCCGCTTTCGGTTCGCCAGGCGCTTGATAAAATTTCCGAATGATTGTTTCCAAGTCCGGATTGATTGCCCGAAAACTCTTTCCGGCTACCACCGTGGGCCGTTTTCGCAAAAGGGCATATATTCCGGCTTCACTCTCTTTTATCCAGCGGTAAATCGTCGCGGCGTTAACACCTTCCCTGGCCGCCAGCGCCTTGATCCGTTCCGTCACGTTTTGCTTTGAGTCTATGACGGCTTTAGCCTCTGCGACCACGTCATACTTGTATTTCGCCTTGCCCATCTCTTTTTCGAACGCCTCCTTTCCTGCCACATCGATATATGCCGCCGGATTTACCGCGCCGCCCTTTATCTGCGCTCCTTCACGTTTCTTAGCGCCGGTGATGACCGGCGCCGGCAAGGCAGGATGGGAGGCTTCTTCCTCTTCCGCTTGAAACTCTTCTGCCGCCGCCATGCGCCGCTGCCAGCGGACCCGCGCAGAAGTCGAGAGTGAATGCGGGTCTACCATCCATTGACGGCCGCCTGGCGCGCCGGTATTGCATCTCATTTTTCGCGCGTTAATCTGACCATTGCGGATTTTTTCTCTTATCTGCCTTTCCGATATCCCTTCCAACTCGGCCGCTACCGCTACCGTCACCTGTGATCTGGCAAGCCCCATATCATCCCTCCTTCCAGGTACAGTCTTATTTGAAAGTTAAAATTATGTTATACTGAATATGTCGGTTTAGGTGCCGCATTTATGCACCAGCGGCCTTTTTGGCCGCTCTTTTTATAGCAAAACTGCCCTGCGCATCTTGGAAAGATATTGACGGGCCTGTTCTTCTTGTTCCAAGAGCTGCCGCTTGGCTTCCTCGATGCGGGCCAGCTCAAGGAGAATGACCTCTTCACTCTTGATAAAGCTGCCGCCGCATGCTTTGGAAAAAAGTTCGGCAATCGTGTAATCGCCGGTCGCCCAGCAAAACGCCGGGCCATACTCCATAGGGAACCGGTGCGACTCTTTCGACTCCGCCGTCCAGGCGTTCAGCATGGACTCGGTGATCTCGACGCCGGTGTATTCACTCATCCGTCCGGCTACTTCCCACCGTTTGCACGGTGCATTTTTCAGAGCCTGCGACAGCGCTTCTTTAATCCGTTGTTGCAAGTTTAGACTGCCCGGCATAGGTCCTTGGTCCTTTCGCGCTTCAACCTCTTCGATGATGTCAAAAATGGATAACTGTTTTTCCTGACCCATGTCTAATTTTCGTTTCAACTTAGACATTGCGGTTCACTCCAACTCTCCCGTATAATGAAACATGACAAAATGATTTACCCAAAATTAACCAGCGGGAAAAGAGTGATGTATCTCCCCCCCTTTCACCCGGTGAAGCCTAGCCGTTAGGACCGGCTAAACTTCACCGCCGGATTTACGCCGCCTGCTCCGGCCAGATCGTCGCAACCGGTCTGCCAAGGATAGCGGCAATTTCCTCCCGGATTTTTTGACTAACGGAGTCTCCTGAAATTACTCGATTCACTGCCGCTTGCGAAACGCCAAGGCTGCGGGCAATGTCTACTTGTTTAATCTTCCGCAGGATAAGCTCCGCGCGAATCTCCTCTGGCGTCAAGCCTGGCATGGTATCACCCCTTTCTTTCCTGGCTGTCGCGAGCAAGTTGTTTTTGTGCGGCAACAACTGCTTCCAATGCCACGCAGACAAAATCCGCTGCCGCCGCCTGTCCGTCCGTCTCTGGATACATAAGGCCAGCCTTTACAGACATTAGGTACTGTTTTGCATCATCAAGATGCCGCTTTACACGTTCCATCCCGCCGATGTAGAACACTGGATATTGTTTCACCTCCTTTCAGAAAGGACTGATGCTCGTGTTTATCTTTCATTGCCACGCTTGTAAGGAAACATTCCAAATTGCTTTAGAAAACCTCGCTGATAGGCAGAACATCATCTGCCAAAATTGCGGCCAGCCGTTTCCCGAACAAGCAGTTGCAAACTTGCAAAAACTCGGCCGCGCCTACCGCGATGCCATCGATAATTTAAAAAGTACCAATTATCGCCGTCATGGCTGGAGTATATCCATCGCCGGTAATCCCAACCGCCGTCCCGGTGAATCCAATGACCACGCTCCATCTACCCCAGATAACCCGCCATTGTCTTTTTGGGAAGAAGAAGCAAAACGCGAAAAATCAACTATCCATTTCACGAAGAAAAAGTAGGAACCGTTTTGGGAGTCAGGACGCAAAACACTTTATCATCATTAAATACATAAGCCTCACTTAAATCTTGCATATAATAACGTACCAGCACATTCTCTCCGATGAAATCTGTCATAGCATCATTCCAAAACCAACCGTGCAGAAGAATGCCACACGGATTGACGTACACTATTTCTGTTTTAAAATCAAAAATATTAAAGTCATTTTTCTTGCCCCTGTTTACGCGGCAATCTCGCATCTCCAAACCAGCAGCCGTATTGTGCAAAGTTAAAATTCCTCTTCTGCCGTTCAACCCAGCTTGTTCCAAAAGCCCTGCAATAGCTGACATGCACTCATCCTTACTCATGCTTACTTTGTCCCCCTTTAAGTTCATACTTTTCATTCCCCTTTCCGTACACCCCTCGACTAAGAAATAAAGCGTTTTTCCTCAATCAGTTTAACCCCGGACGGCATCTGCACCTCCATGCGCTCCAGCTCCGGCTTGCGCTCCTTCCAATACCGGGCAATCGAAGACTTGGTAATACTTTTACCGGTTTGTTCCCTGACTGCCGCTGCGACGTCCTCATAAGGCATACTATTACGTAAAAGTTCGTCTACTATATGTCGCAGTCCAAGTTTCTCTACTTTGAAAATCTTACGGCGGCCTTCGCGCCCAATTTCTTTCATTACATGCATGTCTTCCTCTGAGCCCGCATTCCGCTCCAGCGTTTCCACCCTGGCCGTCAGCGCCGCCAAAATTTTCAAAGTCTCCTGCTGCATCTCCATTAACTTCTGCTGGCCGGCCACTAAAGCTCCCACATCCGTACCCGGCGCCGCATACACGCCCGTCTGCCGAATGGCTGGCAGCACATCATGCGTTACCCAGCGTTTAAACTGCTTGGCTTCCGGTTTGCGGCTGCCCAGTACAAGGTTGTACAAGCCTGGCTCATTGACGATGTTGGCAGTCTGTTTACGGCCTAGTGAATCGATGATGTCGGTTGAATCTACCTCATCCTCATCAAGCCGCTGAATTGCATCACGTGCATTCTCAATTTCCAAGCACTCGCAAACATCCTTGGCGATGAACCAAACCGCTCCGTCCTTCATTATCGTCCGCACCGGCTGCCCCTGGTATTCAAACACCTTTTCCAATGCCTGCATACTATTTCACCCCCTTTCTAACTCATTACGAAAGGAATGATTCCATGGAAACACATGTCGAAAACGGCAAAACCTACTATGGAATTGATATGGATGACCTATCAGATCGCTTATCTATTTTTTTGAAACAAACATTACCGGCTGTCCGGGCCAAAAAAATTCTTTCTTTCATCGAACCCATTGACCCAAACCGCCTTGATGAAGAACGTGTCCGATACTTGCCTAAAGTAGACAAGCTGCTGCAAAGCTTGGTCTTAAAGACCTCCATAGAAAAAACCATCCCTATTGTCACCTCTTCATCTCTTATTGTTCATTACTTTTTAGTCGAGCGGATCTGCTTCGCTTTGCAAACCATCATTAAGATGAAAGCAATTGCATCAAGTCCAATTATTCGCATTCCATTTTCACCGGAAACCGAACCCCTTTGTCTTCGTTTTCTAGTAGACAAGACGCCTGTTTACCTTTCTGTTGGGCCGTTATTGCGGGATGATTCTTTGCTGCTGCTTCGGCAAGCATCTCATTGGCAATTTCCCACATCAAACGATCCCACTCATCTGACCCGTAAATAAGCGGACCTTCTATCTTCCTTAGCATATTGTTTCACCCCCTTTCCCTACGCCCCCGCCCTGGTCTCACACACCGGGCCGGGTAATTCTCGGCAAATTCACCTTCTGGCAGTATCTGCCTACTGTCGCAAGACTCACCACGACCCCCATTGCCGTCAGGGCTTGCGTAATCTCCCGGAGACTGCGCCCCTCCCGGCGCATACTCAACACAACCTCCGCCATGCCCGCCTTATTGATTTTCTTAGGCCACGGCTTGCGCTCGGCGGCCTCCTCCAACGCCAGCACCTTTGCCTGAATCAAATCAAGCTGCACATACACATTTTGCAGCAGTTCCCGCACACTCCCCGCCTCAGCGGACACGGCCACAATCGCCCCCGTGCGCAGCCCCTCCAGGATGTCATACACAAAGTCGTAAAACGCGTCCGCTTTCGGCTGCGTCGAGTGCCGGCATATTTCATAAATGCCCCGGGCGCTGTATAAATAGGTGTTGTATTCCTTACCGTCAGTAGTACGAATTTTTCGTACCACTGAGAATTTATCTAAACGTTCTTTATGCTTCTTATGCATATCACTAAGTGCTCGTTTAGGATTCGGATACTCCAGCGCCCTGCCGATCTGCTCCCGCGTCATCGCAATATCATTGCCCTGGCGGTAAAAATCACAAGCCACATTTCCAAACATCGCCGACCGGACTAACTCCAGTTCCCCCACGTTCTTCACCCCCTTTCTCATACACCCCCGCCCTGGTCTCGCACACCGGGCCGGGTCTGACTTTTTGGAGTTATAAAATTAACTACATTTTTATTTTAGTATCTATAAGTACTTTTGTCAATAAAAAAGTACCATTAAATACTTATTTTAAATACTAATAAATACTGAAAGTTGGTGCTGTATGTCTGAAAAAACAGATTACACCGACGTCGGGTCACGTTTACGTGAAATCCGCGAAAAATCTAGAGCCAAAAAAATAAGCCAAAATGCCTTTGGTGAACAATTTGGCGTCTCACAGTCATATATAAAAAATGTGGAAAGCGGTTCAAAGCCTAGTCTTGAGTTTCTAATTAATGTCGCTACTGCCTATGATGTTTCACTGGACTGGCTGCTCCTTGGCCGGGAACCAGGTGAACACCAGTACCAGCAACTCCCAGGGCGTGTTAACCGCTCCAACGAGCAGGAATCTGACCCGGACTTAAAGGAATGGATAAGCTTTTTTTACAGTGTTCCTCCCGATGCACGCCCTCTTCTTATCGGCACCGTCCGTACTCTTCTTCAAAATTCTTATGCGCCTAGCAACCCCAACAACGCCCCGTCGACCTTGCCGAATACAGGAGGAGACGAACACGCCGCCGCCAAAAGTGACATTGCTTAATCCGTTTTATCCCCGTTTATCTCACAAAATGCAAAAAGTCGGCATGTAAAATACACGCCGACTGCATAAACCATAACCCATATATTTTCAATTAAAAATGATTTGACTCGTTAACCTCTGAATATTCTAAGACTATGCAAAAATTGAGCATTCTCCCGTAATTCTCTTAACAACTCCGCCGTTATTTTTCTGCTGTCTTGACTGCACTCCTCTACTAACATCAAATTTAACTTCGCAAACTCACGCAAAAAACAATCTACTTCTTCGATACAATGCATTTTCATTATTCTCATCCCCTTTTTTGCAATTTCATTCCTTGCAATCATTATATCATATGCCTAAATACACTTTCTCCCGCATGAGTGAGAGTATAATCGAATGCGACTCAATGCCATTGAGTCGCATTCGCAAAAAAGCCTTGAGCCTACATAAATTCTGGCTTTATTGGCTTTTATATTTTTTACCATTATGTTATACTGTCATTGAATAAGACATATTATTATTTTTTTAATTTTTATGTCTAACAAATTCAAGGGGCTGATCACATTATGGAATATGTGGAACCAATCCGCGACCGATGCAAAATTGAAGCTATGAAACGTTATCTAAAAGGAAAAAACTTGCGTGATTATGTGCTATTTACTCTCGGTATCAACAGCGGCCTGCGCATTTCCGACCTATTACAACTACAAATTACCGATATTTTCGATCAAAAAGGTAAAGTTAAAGACCGTCTCGAATTAAAAGAACAAAAAACTGGCAAGACAAAAGAATTCCCCATCGCTCCCCCCGCCCGCAAAGCATTAGAAGAGTATATCTCTGCCAAGCAGCCGGACCATTGGCTCTTTCCCTCACGAAAAAGCGCTGGCCCGCTTGACCGGCGCCAGGCGTGGCGTATCCTCTCCGAAGCGGCCGCCGCCGTCGGCATCCCCGGCCGGATCGGCACGCATACCCTGCGAAAAACCTTTGGATACTGGGCCTTCAAGCAAGGCGTGGACATTACCCGTATTCAAAAACTTCTCAACCACTCGTCACCAGGCATCACGCTAGCCTATATCGGCATAACAAAGGACGAACTCGACGCCGTTTATATCAACCTAAACCTTTAAAAAACTGCATAAAAC is a window of Sporomusaceae bacterium ACPt DNA encoding:
- the xerD_3 gene encoding Tyrosine recombinase XerD; translation: MEYVEPIRDRCKIEAMKRYLKGKNLRDYVLFTLGINSGLRISDLLQLQITDIFDQKGKVKDRLELKEQKTGKTKEFPIAPPARKALEEYISAKQPDHWLFPSRKSAGPLDRRQAWRILSEAAAAVGIPGRIGTHTLRKTFGYWAFKQGVDITRIQKLLNHSSPGITLAYIGITKDELDAVYINLNL